TCCATTGAATCACACAATGAATTGTAATAAATTATAGGACTTACGCAAAATATCTCTCAAACTCTCATTTCTCTGTGTCGCGCCAGTTGCTACAACGGGGGGAACCCCCGCAACGCACTGGCTTCTCTGTGCCTCTGCGGTTCATTCCTCCGTAACTTGTGCGTAAGTTCTAAATTACCAATTAATACCATTTCTTTCTGAGGCTGCGCTAAATTTTCTTGACTTCTTATTTGTTTCTTTCTTTGTGTTCTTTGCGCCCTTTGCGGTTCGTTCCTCATATATAGCGCGTCTTCATAGAGAATTGGTATAAACCAAAACAGATGACTAAAAAACGTAAGAATTTAGGTCATACTAAAATCGCCAAAACTGTTTATATTCATGGTTTTTAGCGACGCAAGATAATTACCAAACATTAATTCCAGAAAATAACTGCCTTCTGTACGAGACACAAAGTGAATAAAGGTGCTTGGTTTGCCACTAAGCACCTCTTCTTTCGTTGATTTACTGACATTACATGGCATTACGTGGACTTTACATTATGAAATTCGCAATTTCTCAAAAAGACCTCACTGATACACTTTATTTGGTTAGTTCCGCTGTACCGAACAAACCTCATCACCCCATCCTCAACAATATATTGTTGATTGCAGATAAACAGGAACAACACATTTTAGTTACTGCTTTTGATTTTAGTTTAGGTATTAGAGTCCAATGCAAATCTAAAATAGAGATAGAAGGTAAAGTTGCCTTACCTGCCAAATTATTCACCCAAGTTATTTCTAGTCTTCCCAAACAAGAGATTACCCTGGAGATTGTAGATAATGCCGCCATTATCACTCACTCCTCTGGTAAATGTCGTATTCAAACAGTTAATCCTCAAGAGTTTCCATCACTGCCAGAAATTGAAGGCAAGAATATTACACTACCAGCAATCAAGTTGTTACAAGCATTAGAAGCAACATTATTTGCTGCTAGTCATGATGAAAATAAGCAAGTTTTAGCTGGAGTACATTTCCAGTTTACTAAAAGCAGTTGGGAAGCAGCAGCAACAGATGGACATCGGTTAGCAGTTGCTTCTGGCACGATAGAAATAGATAAACAATTGACAGAAAATGCACAAAGTGAGGCTGGGTTAGATGCAGTAGAAATCACAATTCCTCAGCAAACACTAACAGAATTACAAAAGATTTTAGGTACTGTAGGAGATAACAGCGAATGTACTATTAGCATTACCAATGGCATTGCGGTGTTTACATTACCCAATATCCAAATTACTACCAGATTATTAGAAGGAGATTATCCCAAATATTCATCTCTAATTCCCCAACAGTTCCAATATCAATTTACTATTGACAGAAAATTGTTTGATAATGCCATAAAACGGGTAGGAATTGTTGCCGACCAAAGGAATAAGATTGTCAAGATTACCTGCGACTACAAGCATCAACAAGCAACATTATCTACAGACTCTTCAGATATAGGTGGTGCTGTGGAATCTTTAAACATTAAGCCACAAGGTGATTATCAGCAAAAATTAGTGATTGCTTTCAATATCAAATATGTGGATCAGGCTCTTAAATTCATACCCACAAATGAGGTATTGATTAATGTCAACCAACCAACAACTCCTGTAATTATTACTCCTGTTGACGGCATTCTCAATCAATTAATTCTGGTGATGCCAGTTGAACTTATTGGTAATAGTGAGGTAATTGCTGATGTGGATGTAGCTGCTGATGAAGATGTCATGGAAGAAACTGTTAATGAGGAAAATAGTGAATTAGCAGCAAATCCTTCTTTACCTAAAACCGTAGGGAAAACTATGGTCAATCCGATACCTCCTGCAAATTCTACTCCTAAAGCTAGAGGCAGAAAAAAGAAAGTCGCAGCTGCATAGGTTGACTGCATTAACAATTACAGAGGGTTGCTTTTGCATTAACCACACCTCCCATCAGTCAGGTCTATTTTACTCCAACTCAAAACTACTTATTACACCCCAAGCTTGTTGCTAATACATGAGCTTGGGGAATTCAACATATCTGCATTTGAAAAACATGGCATATCAACCACTTCACCTTAAATATCGCCCTCAGTCTTTTACTGAACTTGTCGGTCAACGTGCGATCGCTACTACTCTAACCAATGCTATCACATCCCAAAGAATTGCCCCGGCGTACCTATTCACTGGCCCTAGAGGTACGGGTAAAACTTCCAGCGCACGCATCCTGGCCAAATCTCTCAACTGTCAACATGGTGATTTTCCTACCCCCACACCCTGCGGCCAGTGCAATTCGTGTACCGGCATCTCCAAAGGCTTATCCCTAGATGTGGTAGAAATAGATGCTGCTAGTAACTCTGGTGTTGAAAATATCAGACAAATTATTGACCGCACCCACATCATACCTGTCAACAGCCGCTACAAGGTGTTTGTTTTGGATGAAGTGCATAGCCTCAGTTCACAAGGATTTCAAGCTTTACTCAAAACTTTGGAAGAACCACCAAAAAATGTAGTGTTTATCCTCTGCACCACAGAAATTCACAAAGTTCCTGCGACGATTATTTCTCGTTGTCAAAGGTTCGATTTCAAGAGAATTGGTGTGGAGGATATGGTACAACATCTTAACCACATTGTTACTGAGGAATTAATTAATATTACCCCAGAAGCACTACGCCTAGTCGCACAAATATCTTCTGGTTGTTTGCGGGATAGTCAATGTTTGCTGGATCAATTGAGTTTACTAAATATCACCATTGACCAAAATTGGGTGTGGGAAATGGTGGGAAATGTACCTGAATATAAATTGCTGACAATGGTGGAGAGAATTGCTGAAAATGACAGTAATTCAATAATTACTATTATTCGCAATTTATTGGAATGGGGTAAGGAACCTTTAGTAATTCTGCAAAATCTCACTAGCTTTTATCGAGATATGTTGATTGCTAAAACATCTCCTAGCAGTAAAGAAATGGTGATGCTAACTGAAGATACTTGGCAACAATTGTGCCAAATATCTAAAGATTGGGAGACTACAACTATTTTGGCAGCACAGCAACACCTGAGACAATGTGAAGTGCAGGTAAAATTATCTACTCAACCGCAGTTATGGTTAGAGGTTGGTATTTTAGGTTTACTACCTGCTACTAACTCCACAAATTCGAGTCAATTTGTTCCCATTGCTGAAGATCCACCTTGGACGAATTGGAAGACACCTGCTGATGCGATCGCTTGGGGGCAACAGAAATTACCAAATATGAGTCTTGAATCCCTGCAAGAACATTGGAATTCTTTGATTCCAGTCAATGGTAAGAAAGCTCCTATTTGGGTAGAAACGGTACAACAGTTATCATCTTCTCGATAACATTCTATCAATTGGTATAGCAATCTTATCTAATTTTTGAAGATTCATTTATGGAAATAGCCTTACCCAGAGGTGCAAAGAGAATAAATGTAAATTTTAAGAATTATTTAGAATTGCTATATAACCAGCCATTCAAGATGAATGGCTTTTAAATTTTCCATCACATACTAATTCCTAAATTAGCTAATTTCTTACACCAATCTTATGTGAAGCTGCACAGAATCCTAAAATTCATTGTTCTATCTTCATCTGTGTTTATCTGCGTTTAATTATTCCTGATAATTTATTCTATGGAGTTTCATATTAATTTGGAATTACATTATAAAATAACCACAGCAATTATTTTGAAAATCTATTTGTAACAAGCTTTTTAAATATTAGCGTCTAATGCCGTTATAGATGTAAAATCATTCATTTTTTTACAAAATCAAAAGATAAAAACCATTAGTAAATAACTCATAATCACAATGAGCATTAATTACAATCATCGTCATTTTGTCAGCAAAAGCGATAATCAAATTACTGTTGCCGAAGATAAGTTAAACATTTTCTACACAGATGATACTGTTTATCAATCCTGGCAGCCTTTACAGACTATTAAACCTTACAATGCCCTGAAGCAAATGGTTATTGACATTGAAACTTCAGGGCTGATTCCTAGTAAAGATAGAATTTTCGCTATTGGTTGTATGAATGAATTGGGCGAGTATTTTGTATTTATGGATGAAAATGAATCAAAATTACTCTGCCAATTTATTTCCTATTTTCAGTCTATTTCTCCTGATGTAGTTCTCACATACAACGGTACAGATTTTGATTTTCCATTTATCATTACTAGATGCCTAATCAATAACATATCTCACCCATTTACTATCTCTAATCAATCGAGAATTATCAAGACGGCACAGGTATTTGGCAAGCCTATGAATATTTCGGAAATATTCATCAGCACCAGCCAACATATTGATGTGTATATTTGCGTCTTGAGATGGGATTTTGTCAATAAAGCATTACATCAACATTCCCTAAAAAGTGCAGTCATAGAAATGGGATTGCGAGAATCTGCTAGATTAGTTTTAACACCCCAAGAAATTCAAAATTGTTGGGGTGAAGGTGCAGGTTCTCAAGGATGGGAAACAATCAGAAAATACCTAATTTTTGACTTAGAAGATACGAAATTAATTGCTGATAAATTAGTTCCTTCCTATTACTATGAATCGCTGATAGTACCAGGTATGAATTTACAACAACTATCGCTCACTGGTAATGGTACTAAATGGCAGCGAGTTTTAGAAAGACAATATCCAGGTTACAAACCAACAGCTGATCTGAAGTTGAAATTTGAGGGGGGACTGGTAATTTCAGTACCAGGTTTACACAAACACATTGCCAAAATTGACGTTTCCAGTCTGTATCCCAGCATTATGCTTAAATATGGTATTTGCTCCCGCAAGGATACGCGACGAGTGGGGTTAAGTATTCTCGACTATCTCACCAGGGAACGACTCAGACTCAAAGAATTAGGAAAAGCTGGAGATTTAGCAGCTAAACAAGCTGAAGCTGCTCTCAAAGTGTTAATCAACTCGTTGTTTGGCTTTTATGGGACTTCTGGTGTTGGTTTTAACGATATGGAAGCTGCTGCACTGGTTACAGCTTATGGTAGACGTATTCTGCGATTCATGATTGATGTGATTGAAAAAGCGGGAGGTATCCAGGTTGAAAGTGATACTGATGGTGTGTTCTTCTCCCACACTGAACCACTGCTGATATTTGAAAAGCTGCAAAATGCTTTACCTACTGGTATCAAAATAGAGTTGGAAATTCTTGCTAAAGCGATGTTTGTTCCCTCTAGAGGAGCTAAAAACTATATTATCTGGCATGAAGATGGTAAAATTACTACTAAGGGTTCATGGCGGAAAAGAAACCGTTCTCGTCTAGAAAAGGAGTTTCCTTTGAACTACTTGACACGATATCTTCTGTCAAAAGCTAAGGCAGAACAATATTACCAGGAATTAACAAAGGTTATTCGTTCTGGTGATTTTCCTGTGGAACAGTTACAGGTTACTCGCAAAATTAAGAAAGGTGAAAAGGCTCTTCTGGTTCTGGGTAATACTGGGGATGTTGTGACGTTTTATCAAGGAATTTTGGGACTGACTAATTCTGAAGCCTATTCTAGTGGGTATTATTTGGAGTTGATCGCTAAAAAACGAGATGAGTTACTTTCGGTTGTTGAGCCTCAAGGTGATGTGGGAAAGCAGTTGAGTCTGTTTTGAGTGGGGGATTATACTAATGATGAGAGCGATCGTCTATGGTAATGGGGCGATCGCTCTCATTTGTCAAAGTTATCACCAGAGTGGTACAGAAGAATCAAGGTTTCAGCTATGTTCTATCATATTGCAATTGAAGCTAAAAATTCAGGAAAGATAGCCTTAAAAGCGGTTTTTCAGGCAGTTTATTATTCTTATACAATTTGAGTATTATTTTTTCTGATAGTATGGCTCACTATATTCCTTTAGTAAAGAAGATATGTCAAGTTTGTGAGTAACTAACCATTGCTGAATTTTTTCATCACTAATATCTTGAATTTTATAATCCTTAAATTCCTTGAAAAAAGACCTAACATTATCTCTTAAGAGTTTAAGCTTACCTTTTCTCATTATTTCAACTTGATGAGTAAAGTTCCCTTCATTAGAAACCTTTTTAGTAGGGATAATTAATATTCTTTTTACTTTTTCTGTTTTGTATGTATCTTCAAACCACCCACAATGATTATTCATTTGACCAGTTTCAGTTTTAAATATTTCATCTCGTGAGTCTTCAACTTCACTCTTACATTCAAAAATAAAATACTGGCTATCTTCACCACACCAAAGGTTATCTGCTCCCTTCATAAATTCTCTCTCTGGTCTTTGGCTAAGAAAACCAATTGCGCTACCCAAATCTTGAAGAGCTTTTTCAAACTTCTTCGCAGGTTGTCCAAAACTCAAACTTTCAAGAATATCATCTATATTCATCATAAGTTCTTCATAATTTGCATTTAAAGATGTCCATTCCTTTATCCTTTTAATTCTATTTTCACTTATATATTGCAGTTTCTTATAATTAATACCTTCTTTTGGTTTCAAAAGATTATTATTATTTTTAAATGCACTTTTTTGTGTTTTGTTAGATTCTAATTTACTAATTCGATATTGATAACGAGCTAAAATTTGTAGATACCAACCCTTTTCCGTTGAATCTTCTTGACAGAAGGAATCAATTATTTTTTGAATACAAGTTATTGCATTTTCTAGCTCATTGATATGCAAGGAATCTTCTGCTTTTTTTTCCAATTCTAATATTTCTATAAAATCTTTACCATTACTAGATGTAATAGTAGCATCTTCATCCATTTTTTCTTTGTAGAATTCTTTCCATCCTTCATCTCTTTTTAAACATTGATTGATTAAATTCATTACAACATCTAAAGGTTGTTGTTTTTTTTCTCCTAATTCTTCCTCCGCAAACTTCCCAACCTCAATTCCTATTTCTATTTGTTTTCTTGTTTGTTCCGAGAAAAATTTATTTGAATTAATACTTTTAATAAATTTCACCAAATCGTATCCAATGATTAAGATGACACTATAATCTTTCTCCCCTCTTACACTTCTACCTAATCCCTGTTCTATTTTTTGAGCAATTTTAATATTTATCTGCTCACTATTTGATCTGCATTCTTCTTCATATTTTTCTGTTAGTGAACTTGCATACGGTATTGAATCTATTATCAAAATACGACAAGAATTATCAGGAAGGTCTATGCCATCATACCTATTTGCAAGAACAATAGTATTACTGTAATGATTATCTTTCAATTTATTAATTTCTTCAAAAATATTATCTGTATCTGTTACAATAGAACCACATTGTTTGTATGTATTAGCTTTTGGAAAACTGGGAGTTATTACGACTATCCCTACGGTACGTTTAGGGTCTTTTTTGGCAAATCTATTTATAATAGATGTTCTGTCTAAACTGCTGTGAATTAATGAAGGGATCAATATCATTTTTTCACCAGACCATTTCTCATTGTTGTAAACGAGAGGGTTTTTAACTGCTTTCGCATCCAAACCGAGTCCTTTTATAAAAAACGAATCATTTTGAGTAGTTGCTGACATTAAAATTTTATGTTTAGCTTTATTAAAAGTGCCAAATTGATATATGGGGCTTATAAAAGGTGAAATTTCTAATTTTTGCCCACTTATAAAACATTGACAATTCTCAAGACTATCCTTAATTAAATCCCAAGTAAATTGTACTTCTTTATCTTCAGTGTGTTGTGATAAAATTTCGGCAACTTCTGATTTTTTACCTTCCCAACTCCAATAAGGCACTGGGAGAAATGTACTGTATTTACCACTTTGAATTTCTAAAAAACTACCTTCACCTTGTTTTCTTAAATCATCTTCAAATAACTGAATTAGTTTTGTATAAATTTTATGCTCGTTATTTACTGTTATTTTAAAAGAGTTATTTATGTAGTCTATACAAGCATGAGAATCATCTAATAAAATTGTATTAACTTTAGTAAAGTTACCACCTATGCCAAAAATGGATTTACCATTAAAAAGTTTTTGAACATGAACTATTAATATTTTCTCTGAACTTAAAAACTCCTCTGGAAGAGAGTTATCATGATTAAGAGTTACATAGCTGATTCCAAACTTCTCTGCTTCTTGGCAAGTTTGCTGTAGTAAATATATATTGGGACAGACATATAAACATGGTTCTTTGTTTTCATTTAATTTTGATTGAAGCATTAATAATCCAATTAAAGTTTTTCCTTGTCCAGTATGTAGTTTTAAGATCAAGTCCTTGTCTTTTCTTCGATTCAGCCACCAATCTGTAAGCATTTCTTTCTGTACTGGACGAAGATCGCCAGTTTCACTTTTTCTATCTAACACATCATAAATCTCAACTGGATTTACTTTTTTCTCAATTGATTTAAGTCCTAATTTCTTTTTGAAGTCAACCATCTTACTTAGTTAATAAATATGTTTACTGTTTTGTTGATTAAGGCAGTAGAGTAAAAATTTTACAATTAGGTAACGCCTAAAGCCCTAAAAGGGGAAAAAGTGACAAACAATACCATTATAGAGCTAACGCTCATGTACGACAATACAATTGCTGTACTACTATGTCAACATATTTATACTTTGGTGAAAACGAATTCTTTCTAACTCGCACCATCAAACAACTAAAAACCCACACTCTAGATCAACAATGGGCAAACTTCAACTATACAGAATACCCCCCAGAATCTAAAGAAACCATTCCTCAAGCATTATCCGATATCATGACACCACCAGTTGGGAGTGGAGGAAGATTAGTACATTTGCCCAACAGCACATTACTGGGAGTTTGTTCAAAAGAAATTTTGTTGCAGTTGGAGTCCATTCTCCCCAAAATTCCCTCAACAAATACCGTCCTTATCACCAACACTCACAAACCTGACGCGAGAAATAAATCAGTCAAACTACTGCTGGAATACGCACAGGTAAAAGAATTTCCTCTCATTCCCCAATGGCAAACCCAAGCATTAATACAGCAAGCTCGTACTATAGCTGATGAAGTAGGTGTAACAGTCACCACCGATGCCTACACAGTATTGATTGATTACACAGGCAATAATACACGACTGATATTCACCGAACTAGAAAAGCTCAAAACCTATGCTTTGGGTAAAACAGTCAACGGGGATATGGTGAAAGAATTAGTGTCAGAAAGTGCAGCTAATAGTTTACAACTAGCCAACGCCATTCGCTTAGGTGACATTGCTCAAGCATTAGAATTTGTTGAACGCTTAATTAACTGTAACGAACCAGCTTTAAAGATTACCGCTACCCTGACTACTACCTTTCGCACTTGGCTAACAGTCAAACAGATGATCATCACCGGGTGTCAAGACGACAATACAATAACCCAACTTGCAGACGTGAAAAATCCCAAACGCTTGTATTACATCCGCCAAGAGGTTGCTAATTGTTGTGCAAACAAGCTGAAAAATAGTTTGAAAATGCTGTTGGAACTAGAGCTAATGCTCAAATCTGGTGTAGATGAAAAACTCGCCTTGCAAACTCAAATTATCAAACTTTGCTCGTAGGTATTACTTCTTGCAAATGCAATAAACACCTCGGAAATTTAACCTAAAATGCTCCGGTTGTTAGAGGGAAATTAAATTTCTGGAGATGTCTAATCAACAATTTCCAAAACTCAAAAAATGA
Above is a genomic segment from Cylindrospermum stagnale PCC 7417 containing:
- a CDS encoding DNA polymerase III subunit gamma/tau, giving the protein MAYQPLHLKYRPQSFTELVGQRAIATTLTNAITSQRIAPAYLFTGPRGTGKTSSARILAKSLNCQHGDFPTPTPCGQCNSCTGISKGLSLDVVEIDAASNSGVENIRQIIDRTHIIPVNSRYKVFVLDEVHSLSSQGFQALLKTLEEPPKNVVFILCTTEIHKVPATIISRCQRFDFKRIGVEDMVQHLNHIVTEELINITPEALRLVAQISSGCLRDSQCLLDQLSLLNITIDQNWVWEMVGNVPEYKLLTMVERIAENDSNSIITIIRNLLEWGKEPLVILQNLTSFYRDMLIAKTSPSSKEMVMLTEDTWQQLCQISKDWETTTILAAQQHLRQCEVQVKLSTQPQLWLEVGILGLLPATNSTNSSQFVPIAEDPPWTNWKTPADAIAWGQQKLPNMSLESLQEHWNSLIPVNGKKAPIWVETVQQLSSSR
- the dnaN gene encoding DNA polymerase III subunit beta, with amino-acid sequence MKFAISQKDLTDTLYLVSSAVPNKPHHPILNNILLIADKQEQHILVTAFDFSLGIRVQCKSKIEIEGKVALPAKLFTQVISSLPKQEITLEIVDNAAIITHSSGKCRIQTVNPQEFPSLPEIEGKNITLPAIKLLQALEATLFAASHDENKQVLAGVHFQFTKSSWEAAATDGHRLAVASGTIEIDKQLTENAQSEAGLDAVEITIPQQTLTELQKILGTVGDNSECTISITNGIAVFTLPNIQITTRLLEGDYPKYSSLIPQQFQYQFTIDRKLFDNAIKRVGIVADQRNKIVKITCDYKHQQATLSTDSSDIGGAVESLNIKPQGDYQQKLVIAFNIKYVDQALKFIPTNEVLINVNQPTTPVIITPVDGILNQLILVMPVELIGNSEVIADVDVAADEDVMEETVNEENSELAANPSLPKTVGKTMVNPIPPANSTPKARGRKKKVAAA
- a CDS encoding DNA polymerase domain-containing protein, whose protein sequence is MSINYNHRHFVSKSDNQITVAEDKLNIFYTDDTVYQSWQPLQTIKPYNALKQMVIDIETSGLIPSKDRIFAIGCMNELGEYFVFMDENESKLLCQFISYFQSISPDVVLTYNGTDFDFPFIITRCLINNISHPFTISNQSRIIKTAQVFGKPMNISEIFISTSQHIDVYICVLRWDFVNKALHQHSLKSAVIEMGLRESARLVLTPQEIQNCWGEGAGSQGWETIRKYLIFDLEDTKLIADKLVPSYYYESLIVPGMNLQQLSLTGNGTKWQRVLERQYPGYKPTADLKLKFEGGLVISVPGLHKHIAKIDVSSLYPSIMLKYGICSRKDTRRVGLSILDYLTRERLRLKELGKAGDLAAKQAEAALKVLINSLFGFYGTSGVGFNDMEAAALVTAYGRRILRFMIDVIEKAGGIQVESDTDGVFFSHTEPLLIFEKLQNALPTGIKIELEILAKAMFVPSRGAKNYIIWHEDGKITTKGSWRKRNRSRLEKEFPLNYLTRYLLSKAKAEQYYQELTKVIRSGDFPVEQLQVTRKIKKGEKALLVLGNTGDVVTFYQGILGLTNSEAYSSGYYLELIAKKRDELLSVVEPQGDVGKQLSLF
- a CDS encoding DEAD/DEAH box helicase → MVDFKKKLGLKSIEKKVNPVEIYDVLDRKSETGDLRPVQKEMLTDWWLNRRKDKDLILKLHTGQGKTLIGLLMLQSKLNENKEPCLYVCPNIYLLQQTCQEAEKFGISYVTLNHDNSLPEEFLSSEKILIVHVQKLFNGKSIFGIGGNFTKVNTILLDDSHACIDYINNSFKITVNNEHKIYTKLIQLFEDDLRKQGEGSFLEIQSGKYSTFLPVPYWSWEGKKSEVAEILSQHTEDKEVQFTWDLIKDSLENCQCFISGQKLEISPFISPIYQFGTFNKAKHKILMSATTQNDSFFIKGLGLDAKAVKNPLVYNNEKWSGEKMILIPSLIHSSLDRTSIINRFAKKDPKRTVGIVVITPSFPKANTYKQCGSIVTDTDNIFEEINKLKDNHYSNTIVLANRYDGIDLPDNSCRILIIDSIPYASSLTEKYEEECRSNSEQINIKIAQKIEQGLGRSVRGEKDYSVILIIGYDLVKFIKSINSNKFFSEQTRKQIEIGIEVGKFAEEELGEKKQQPLDVVMNLINQCLKRDEGWKEFYKEKMDEDATITSSNGKDFIEILELEKKAEDSLHINELENAITCIQKIIDSFCQEDSTEKGWYLQILARYQYRISKLESNKTQKSAFKNNNNLLKPKEGINYKKLQYISENRIKRIKEWTSLNANYEELMMNIDDILESLSFGQPAKKFEKALQDLGSAIGFLSQRPEREFMKGADNLWCGEDSQYFIFECKSEVEDSRDEIFKTETGQMNNHCGWFEDTYKTEKVKRILIIPTKKVSNEGNFTHQVEIMRKGKLKLLRDNVRSFFKEFKDYKIQDISDEKIQQWLVTHKLDISSLLKEYSEPYYQKK
- the holA gene encoding DNA polymerase III subunit delta, coding for MSTYLYFGENEFFLTRTIKQLKTHTLDQQWANFNYTEYPPESKETIPQALSDIMTPPVGSGGRLVHLPNSTLLGVCSKEILLQLESILPKIPSTNTVLITNTHKPDARNKSVKLLLEYAQVKEFPLIPQWQTQALIQQARTIADEVGVTVTTDAYTVLIDYTGNNTRLIFTELEKLKTYALGKTVNGDMVKELVSESAANSLQLANAIRLGDIAQALEFVERLINCNEPALKITATLTTTFRTWLTVKQMIITGCQDDNTITQLADVKNPKRLYYIRQEVANCCANKLKNSLKMLLELELMLKSGVDEKLALQTQIIKLCS